The Chloroflexota bacterium genomic sequence GCAGGTTGCAGGCCGATTATGGTATTGACTGGGCGCGGCGCAGAGCAATCGATGCAATTAAATAACCTGCGCCCTGGCGAAATTGTGCCCGTGGCCCAAGATTTGGCAGCCGCGCTGGATTTCATTCCGGATATATAGACATCAATGACGGTTCCGATGCAGTTTGATACAGAAATGAAAAGAAAAACCCCCATAAATTTCGCAGCCATTGGCGTGGCGGGGTATATTGCCCCGCGCCATTTGAAGGCCATCCGGGATACTGGCAATCGTTTGGTGGCTGCGGTAGATACGAACGATTCGGTGGGTATCTTGGATCAATATTCGGAGAATGTGCGCTTCTTTACTGAAATTGAGCGCTTTGATCGTCATTTGGAAAAGCTGCGCCGCTTATCCGAAGAAGAGCGCGTGCACTACGTGAGCATTATGAGTCCAAATTACTTGCACGATGCGCATTGCCGTCTGGCAATGCGGCTGGACGCTGATGTGATTTGCGAAAAACCCCTGGTGATTAATCCCTGGAATCTAGACCAGTTGGCAGTTATCGAAGCCGAAAGTGGCTGCAAAATAAATACCGTTTTGCAGTTGCGGGTTCATCCGGCGTTGTTGGCGTTGAAGCAGAAAATTGAATCTGGACCATCAAATCATCAATATGATGTGTGCCTGACTTACATCGCAGCACGTGGCCCCTGGTATAATATTTCCTGGAAAGGTATTCAAGAAAAATCGGGTGGGGTGGTCACGAATATTGGCGTTCACTTCTTCGATATGTTGGGATGGCTGTTCGGTGCATCGGGGCAGATCAAGCTTTATTTATCGGAACCACGCCGAACGTCCGGGTTTATTGAATTTGAAAAGGCCCGCGTGCGCTGGTTCCTGTCGGTCGATGAAGAAGACCGGCCCATCCCCATAAAAGTAGAGCAGCCGAAGACATATCGTTCAATTACGATTGATGGTCAGGAGATTGAATTTTCGGGCGGCTTTACGGATTTACACACACGAGTTTACGAGAAGACTCTAGCCGGGAATGGGTTTGGGCTCGACGATGCCCGTGCCTCAATCGAATTGACCTATCAAATTCGCAATTGCGAGCTTTCGCTTGTGGACGAGTTGGCGCACCCCTTTTTGAAATGATAAAAAATGGCTGACTATTATGTGCACCCATCGAGTTATGTTGATGATGGCGCCGAAGTTGGTTTGGGCACCAAAATTTGGCACTTTTGTCATGTGATGAAAGGTGCTCGGCTTGGTAGGAATTGCTCAATTGGGCAGAATGTGTTCATTGCTCAGAATACTGTTGTCGGAAATGGTGTAAAAGTGCAGAATAATGTTTCAATCTATGAAGGCGTGGTACTTGAAGACGATGTTTTTCTAGGGCCTTCAATGGTCTTCACGAATGTGAATAACCCGCGCAGCCATGTCAGCCGGAAGGATGAATATAAAACTACCCTGGTGAAACGGGGGGCGACAATTGGCGCAAACGCCACGATAGTCTGTGGGGCGACTTTGGGAGAATATGCTTTTGTCGGTGCTGGAGCAGTTGTTGCAGGAGATGTCCCCGCGTATGCCCTGGTGTATGGTGTTCCGGCGCGCGTGCGGGGCTGGATGTGCCAGTGTGGTGTCAAATTAGATTTTGAGAAATCGGGCAATGGAGAGATCTCCATTTGTGGGAATTGTGGGGCGGGCTACCACAT encodes the following:
- a CDS encoding Gfo/Idh/MocA family oxidoreductase; the encoded protein is MKRKTPINFAAIGVAGYIAPRHLKAIRDTGNRLVAAVDTNDSVGILDQYSENVRFFTEIERFDRHLEKLRRLSEEERVHYVSIMSPNYLHDAHCRLAMRLDADVICEKPLVINPWNLDQLAVIEAESGCKINTVLQLRVHPALLALKQKIESGPSNHQYDVCLTYIAARGPWYNISWKGIQEKSGGVVTNIGVHFFDMLGWLFGASGQIKLYLSEPRRTSGFIEFEKARVRWFLSVDEEDRPIPIKVEQPKTYRSITIDGQEIEFSGGFTDLHTRVYEKTLAGNGFGLDDARASIELTYQIRNCELSLVDELAHPFLK
- a CDS encoding N-acetyltransferase, yielding MADYYVHPSSYVDDGAEVGLGTKIWHFCHVMKGARLGRNCSIGQNVFIAQNTVVGNGVKVQNNVSIYEGVVLEDDVFLGPSMVFTNVNNPRSHVSRKDEYKTTLVKRGATIGANATIVCGATLGEYAFVGAGAVVAGDVPAYALVYGVPARVRGWMCQCGVKLDFEKSGNGEISICGNCGAGYHIDGQKVSKRE